TCGTGCTTTTTTCGGCCTATGCCGCGAACGGCGCGCCGCGCGATCTCGGCATCGCGGCGCTGATCGCGACCGCCGTGCTCGGCGGCCTGATCGCGCTGTTCTATCTCGCGCAGCGCCGCGGTCTGTTCGGCCGCCTGCTGCGTCTCGCCTCGAAAGTGTTCGGCAAGCGCGACTGGTCGACGCTCGCCACGCGCGCCGATGCCATCGACGAGGCCGTGATGTCGCTTTACGCCCAGCGTGGCCGCGTGGCGGCCAGCTTCGTGCTGAGCCTCGCGGGCTGGCTCGTGGGCACGGTGGAGGTGTGGCTCGCGCTGCGTTTTCTCGGCCATCCCGTAGGCTGGATCGATGCGCTGCTGCTCGAGAGCATCGGCCAGGCCATTCGCGGTGCGGCCTTCGCCATTCCTGGCTCGCTGGGCGTGCAAGAGGGCGGCTATCTGCTGCTTGCGCCGCTCGTCGGCCTGCCGCCCGAGGCGGCGCTCGCGCTCTCGCTCGCCAAGCGCGCGCGCGAAATCCTGCTCGGCTTGCCGGGCCTTCTGTATCTGCATTTCAGCGAACGTAGCTGGCAACGCCGGCGCGCCTCGCGCGTCTGCGCTGTCGAAGTCGCCGATTGACCTTTTTTCTCCCAAGGAACGTTTGCGCATGCGCGCCATCATTCTCGCGGCAGGCCTCGGCCTGCGCCTTCAGCAACAAGCTGGAGAACAGTTTCCGAAATGTCTGCTGCAGTTCGAGGGCGTGACGCTGCTCGAACGCCATCTGCAATTGCTGGAAGAGGCGGGCGTGACGGAAGTCGTGCTCGCGCTCGGTTTCCAGCCTGAACTGGTCGAGGCCGAACTCAAGCGCATCAACTGGCCGCACAAGGTCGAGGTCGTGATGAATCCGCGCTTCGATCTCGGCAGCGTGCTCACGGTGCATCGCACGGCAGAGGCGCTCACGCGCGGCGACGACGTGCTGCTCATGGACGCCGATGTGCTCTACGACGAACGCGTGTTCGCGCCGCTCGTCGCGGGCGAGGCGCCGGCCAATCGCTTGCTGATCGACCGCGACTTCGA
The nucleotide sequence above comes from Paraburkholderia flagellata. Encoded proteins:
- a CDS encoding flippase-like domain-containing protein; its protein translation is MSRAAILLLSIGTALFIALLAWQGLGSVTGALAAAGWGLVLVAAFHIVPLALDAGAIAVLFGKGERVDQRDALLARWTGESVNSLLPAGQIGGPVAMVRQLAQRGMSMRDAAAAITVSTTLQAVAQIVFAVFGIVLFSAYAANGAPRDLGIAALIATAVLGGLIALFYLAQRRGLFGRLLRLASKVFGKRDWSTLATRADAIDEAVMSLYAQRGRVAASFVLSLAGWLVGTVEVWLALRFLGHPVGWIDALLLESIGQAIRGAAFAIPGSLGVQEGGYLLLAPLVGLPPEAALALSLAKRAREILLGLPGLLYLHFSERSWQRRRASRVCAVEVAD
- a CDS encoding phosphocholine cytidylyltransferase family protein, giving the protein MRAIILAAGLGLRLQQQAGEQFPKCLLQFEGVTLLERHLQLLEEAGVTEVVLALGFQPELVEAELKRINWPHKVEVVMNPRFDLGSVLTVHRTAEALTRGDDVLLMDADVLYDERVFAPLVAGEAPANRLLIDRDFEAGDEPVKLCLRDGVPVELRKQLAVGLQYDMIGESVGFFRLNEATARRFAQIVEGYVDTGRANLPHEEALRDLLLERGNEFETADVTGAPWIEIDFPNDVTRAAEQVLPQLRPVVSRVKQAAL